DNA from Ictalurus punctatus breed USDA103 chromosome 7, Coco_2.0, whole genome shotgun sequence:
CATCATGTAATAACTAGCTTGTGGTGTCTGGCAGTCACACAGCTTCAAATTTTGGTGTAAACATAAAATCCTCACCGCAAAAGCTATGTCTAGTGTGTTCTTGTACCTTAGAAGTTCTCCAGAAACTCTCTTACGCTTCAGCTgtgggaaagaaagagaggtggAAATAAACTCAGTTCAGTGTAAAATTACAGCATTtctgcagctttacagaaatctggaggTAGATTTAGATGATCCCTGTGGCATTTAGTGAAGTTAAACCCCATAAATCATGTCAAGTATTATGTCAGATACCAAAGATAAAACGTTTGAATGATGCAAAAACAAATTCTTAAAAGTTTCCTATAACAATTAAGCTCTGGCTGGACTGGAATTCAAAACATTCTCACTACTGGAGCTCTGGGAATTTCTGATGTTAACAGATGTGTCATTGTAGAATAATATTAGTGGGCCATGTGTTCCTGTAAGTGATGTAAGTTAGCTGTAGCACTGCTCACTGTTATATCTGCAGCTGAAGGGCATGAAATACACAGATCACAATAAAAGGtgatatgtataaaatatatacacatgtgtatacGCAGTGTTTACATGGGTAATGCGTTACCTTGTGCTGCTGTCAGTGTCACTGGAGAATGTGATGAATAGAGAAAGCGGTTCGCCTTATTGTTCAGGAAGCGACATGAAAAAGGCGCTATTTGTGCCTTGGAGGTCTACAGTGATGTAAGCAGTGTAGTTTTATAACCCCAAAATGTCCTCGCGAACTCGTTGGGAGGTCTGTCTACAGTACACGGACTACAAAGCGAGGACATGTTTAACCACAAACTGTCGCTACTGCCTCCGTGTTGCCAGGTTCGCAGTTTTCACCTCCCGCTCTACAACTGTTGCTCTGAATTAGGAGATTttgaattgtttgtttgtttgtttgtttttgtcgtTTTACATGCATTATATCAAGCATGTCAAACATACCGGGAAATTTAACACGTCCATCACGtagaaaaaaatagagagagaaaagtaaagCTAGTCTCTGTTGTTCCActaggaggagaaggagaacgACATCTCAGGTACTGAGACAATGTGCTCATGACAATTCTTCACcggtaataatttttttaagtataccagaagctttgggggttttttttacgCGTACGCTAACGTGTGCGCACAGTAGTACGTgtagcctttcaaagtatacttcATTAGACATATACGCGTACTCGGGCGGTCGACGCATGcgcattacgacaacttgcactacccctcctggcctacagGAGTCAGtccagagcagtaaagcaggtctttaTAGTCAGTGAATATTATAAACACAGGGACAATATGTACAAAGATAGCATTCAAATTTTTACAGATGGGTCAAAGGATTTACAAACAGAGGTAACAGGATCTGCGGTATATGTCCCTAGATATCACGTGGGAGTAAACAAACGAACATCTGACAGCTTACGTGTATATACAGTTGAGGTATATGCTATATTATTAGCATTAGAATGGATCGAACAAACCAGATGTGACAACGTTTTAATATGTAGTGATTCGGTATCTGCCCTTATGAGTATAAAGTCTGGTGTAACAAGAAACTATCATGAATTGCTTTatgagattttatttacaaactcAAGAATAAGCAGGCAAGGGAGAAGCATCACATTTATGTGGGTACCAGCACATGTGGGTCTCCAGGGAAACAAGAAAGTAGACAAACTGGCAAAagaagcaataaaaaaaaataaaataaaaacatgttgagATCAAAATTAAATGATCAAAGCAGAAGGGAAGAGTCTAGTGTGGAAGAAGATAATGGCAAAATGGAAGCAGCAGTGGGATAATGAAATCAAAGGGAGACATCTGTacatgatataaaatataatgtaaagtaaGAAGGGAAATAAAAGTGAGGAACAAGTCCTAATAATTAGAGTGAGGATTGGACATTGCAAGTTAAACAAAACTCTTCATGTTATAGGGAAACACCCGACAAGGCTATGTGATGAATGCCAGGAGGAGGAAACAATTAAGCACATCTTTATATCATGTAAGAAATTTATACAAGAAAGGCAAGAGTTGAAGAATTGGCTACAGGAAATAGGTATATATAGAGTATAATAGTAAAAGTATAGTAGAAAGTGGAAATAATGACCAAGGACAGAGATATCTGTATAATTTCCTAAGGAGGACAAGACTTAGGTCAAATTTAAATGAGAAATAGTAAGTTACAGTGAGACAGCAGGTGACAGTAATACATTATGGATGCCACCTGCTGTAAAATACAAAAGAAGTAGTAAAGCATGTCTTTTGTTGTGAAGGACGACcacgaagaagaatcacaacaacacaaaGAACAACCCAGATAGCAAGCACATTTGGCCCGACTCTGTTAGAAATGCGTCACTGTCGGCTCAATGCCGGTATCGGTGAAAAGGTAGTTGCCCAGAGCCCTGCCGACTGTTCACACCACTTCTGGCCGACAGACAGTTTTTGCTATGTGGGCCAATCTCGGCTGAAAGCAGGTGTAGTTGTTGCAGATCCATACTCACTGTAGCAGTGTCTAACACTCACAGACACATCCTCTGATGATAAAAAGGTttgttacagaaagatggttaatacaggatagattAAAGCAGggtagaataatgagagcggtctaaagcgcttgtgctgaaccactactgtatatatgaaacacagagcatgacacacttctgtgtactgGTAAGAAGCAGTTCGaagcagttcaaacaggctgtGTTTTAAGGTCTTGGAAGATGTGCagatgaaccttgaacagaagaacatgtttgtatCTCTGTAAGCAGagaaacattctgtactgatcacagtgacatgacatgacctTCTTAGGTGTTATCCTCGGATGAACAtaaaaagaacaagaacaaaattattacaaagtataaatgagtaatttccctcacaatatgtatgtacagtatctcacaaaaggtACACCCctctcatttatacattaaatagttttgttcttgttctttttaTGTTCATCCGAGGAGAACACCTAAGAaggtcatgtcatgtcactgagatcagtacagaatgtttctctgcttacagagacacaaacatgttcttctgttcaaggttcatctGCACATCTTCCAAGACCTTAAAACACAGcctttcatattcatatatacagtagtggttcagcacaagcgctttATATACAaccgctctcattattctaccctgctttattctatccagtattaaccatctttctgtaataaacctttttaccttcagaggatgagtctgtgagtgttgtctaatttccactaCAATTTGGCATCTCTTGGCTGGGCTGCACgagtctttcagcttttctggacaacaagcaaaccggaggacACTCATGGAAAGGTTTCACCCTGAAGTCTGTGTTGGGCGCAGGCGGTTTGATCTTTATTGTGCAAAGCGAAAGAGTGATGCAGACTTACCACTAACTAGTAGGAATcttcaagaatttagaattagaattttatgaagtcattgtgtattgctgtctgtatggaagttagtaaatgatataagaaatatgtgtattacattgagagagaagtattacatggagcgatttcttataagaagttccaggaacttcgccTGTGCGACGGCAGAGATATCGGTGTTTTTTAGATcgcagcttcaaaactaagatatataccaacgggtatatatatatagagagagatataataatggtaaaatatttgttaaacGGAAAGAGTCTGGTTCaagcaataaataagtaaagagagtacttattaagaagcgCAGTATTTTTTCGGTGGGTTattatcaagtggcatgccccatgACTCTTTCCATCATATCAGCGGTACATAATACGTTTGGCAACTTTAACGCATAAGTAAATTTTACtgacataaaaaataataaataaataaaaagaagggaagagaaaactaTAACtcctaccaaattgctgtatgtggactcgCCCTCATAGGtaaactcttttacattcttaaggtttgctCTATTGAACCTATAGGTTATATGATTCATtgaatgtctagagatttggcacacatttgaaccttttctgtctgtgcatgagaatgcatattcacttgattttcatagcgtgttaaattgattaaaactttgaaagttacagaagctgtaaaaataaaaataaaataaaataaaatatgggaAAAACATGTAGCAAAACACATCCTGTGACACATGCTATGGTATGTACAGGGTGCTCATATGTTGATCCTAATATCACATTTATGCATGTGATTTATGGGGAAGGATGTTTGAACCAATATGATGTATGGGTTAAAGAATGTGCTTTCCCTGAAAGGTAGTTTTAGCCTCAGACAGTTAGAAGAACTGAAACTTAATTTAgagacaaaggagagagagagagagagagagagaccctaAAACAAAGAGCGAAGTGCAGTTTTTGGCTGACTGGAAGGCATTTGCTGAATGGCAGAGCGAGgcacataaaagagagagagaaaaaaaatgtcaggcagggccctcatctgtttctcagtgtgctaaATTGCAGAAAGACGATCCCGACCTGGACTCCGCCCCACCGCGACACCCACAACGCCGTTAAGATTTTCTTAAGGCTTATAGATATATAGGTATCTAtataaacatacaaaacatATCCAGGCTAGCATAACCTCACCTGTGTCCAAAACATGTCATTCATGAAAATGACCTTTGGAGCCATGGCACTATATGTCTCTAGAGAACAAGACAAGCTATCATCAGCCAATTAACATATGAGAAGATAGatctgaacaacaacaaaaaggatTTGCTGCATATATTGTAggttcagttattattattatagttattaacCATATAAAGTGATAACTTGTCTAGATCAAGCTATTACAAGGCCACTGTGTGGAATCGAGTGCAACGCTGTGGAGTCGAGTCTCGATTCCCAAAAGCCTGGAATTGAGGAATTGATTCTTTTAGGGATCAGTCTTATTCACCAACAAACTGCTTCACACTGATGCTGTATGTTTAAATAACTATATTGGTTTTATATGTGGTAAAAATTTGGAAAATTTTAAGGGGTTTGAGAATTAAGTCTGTTAATCTGTTTGTAGGTGTATCTGTTTAATTCGGAACATGTCCTTCAGATAATTGAAGATAAACTAAAACATTACAGTGATGGGTCTACTATttctgaggggggaaaaactaTATCAACCATCACATAAGTTATAACGGTTTCCACTATAAATACCATTTCAAATCCTCAgctaactattaaaaccattaccattattggtccttaatggtatccactagacataacatagAGCTACAAATAGAGggcaacaaattaccactagagatccacagggaccattacagtttccattaaaacaaatacaattctcattaaaaccattacaaattctttgAGGGTTTCTATTATGTCAGTATGTTTGTGGTTATATAACATTTTGGTACCTATATATTCTGTTACGCCAGCAATTCATTTGATCCTCGGCATAACTGGGGTATTGTTGATAAGTGGGGTATTGCTTCTTTTCTGTAACACTGCTTTACTAATTGAAGCTTTGTTAATGCTGAAGTGTCGAAAACGTTTTAGAGGGTGGATTTTGTCACGCTGACCTGGCAACCCATGTTAACCTGCTACTTAGCATTTAGTTCCGTCCCAAGTTAAACACAGATTGTTTACATATTTGTTGGAttacatataaaacaaataCTTATTAATTCTATTCGCACTTATGTTTGTCattatatttatgttatttcCGAGAAAATTAATTTAGTCCTGTGGTTTCTGTCGGAACTCTTAATTCAGGCTAGTGTATGGTAGGAATGATTTGTGAGTTACTCAGGAACTTCAATTGAATGCAAAACATAAATCCAGGGAATTattgatagagagagatattcTGTCTTATCTTCCTGCTTCATTGGTTTAACTTTTTTGCCTTTATTCACCGCGTTTGTTCAAGCAAAACAAAAGCCACAATGCTGATTAAAGTTAAGGTAAGAAATCGGGAAGATGTTATTTCATTCACGCTGCCGGTTAGCTAGCGGAGTTAGCCAGCGAAGTTAGCCGAGCACTTTAGCAGGCTGTAACGTCACTCTGTTTACACGGCAGCTTTTATAACACAAGCGGAGTAGATTTCTACATATTCTGTGCACTAAAACCATATCAATAAAAGTGTGGGATTTaatcatatttttatatttttatgagCTTAATGTTAAGCAGCTAACCAGCCGCTGTGCACTGTTCTTTCCTCATCTAGACCCTGACTGGTAAAGAAATAGAAATCGACATCGAGCCCACAGACAAGGTTTGTTTCCTTCCGGTGCATTTATCATACATGTAtctagttttattattatttccgtGGTTCCTTACTtttatatactgtgtatgtTCTCTATTTAAGAGTTAAGCAGAGTTCAATCCTCTGCAGGTCAGATTTGTGCCTTTGAtataatgaggtgtgtgtgtgtgtgtgtgtttaggtggagagaataaaagaaagagTGGAGGAAAAAGAGGGAATTCCACCCCAGCAACAGCGACTCATCTACAGTGGAAAACAGATGTAAGAGAAGTCCACACACAGGTGTATAcatatgtgtacacacacacacacttctgtagGGAATAATGCTTAAAGCTAGTGGTGAAGTATATCCTATGTGTTGTGTAGTATAATTGATCTTTGGTATTTTTAAACCTTAATGTTTATTGTGACCTCTAAATATCCTCTTCTCAAGAGGATATTTCTGGGAACAAATTTTCTATAAAATCTTGCGTTGTCAGTATTTATAGTGTTGTCATTATAAGCAGGGAAAGAGAGTGGTTGTTAAGAAGGGAGACATGCcaagtcaaaaataaataaatcaataaaaactcatttaatTAACACTGCAGTATGCAGCACAAAATTGAATGGTTGTTTAGTTCTGGTCAGAaatggaatgtttttttgtgtgtttgatgCCCGTCATGTATGATCGAGTTATGAACGTTCTAGGAATGGCAGTAGAGCTAGCAAAGCAGCATCCTTACAACAGTAGCAGATTACATAGCCAGATGGGTTTGTCCATTTGGCATTccgccaaagccctcttcgattcacatgcgtcgaacatgagtacagctaaaaggtcttgtttacctacaaacatcactgtgataaaccatgcaattgcaatttcaccaattcaagtagttttctgcaaacagcacaaaaaaactcagccgcaaaatcaagcatttttggcctcaacaatcacaaaaaaactgcgaaatcctgtacggacggATTCAAATCCACATTGTACTTCATAAACTATATGCTTTACGCATTAAAGAGACCCAGTCCACCTTTACATAGTGCGGTGGTGCTCTTGCTTATCTGTTAAACGCCTTGAAATGTTCAAACCTCAGCAGCTGAGCTCCGTAGGGCAGGCTGTGACTTAAAAAAAGTGTCCAGCGTTTCACTCTTCTCAGCAGTTCTAGTACACCAATCGTTTTCTAGTCTGCACAGTGATGCAGGGTTTATCTAATGATCAGCGTCAACATGTAATTCTGAAAATCCACGTTTACCAGCATACATAGCTGCTACATTATCCACGGTTTAAAAGATTAAATCTTCATATTGGGAGtttttatgtaattattaaaataactgtcatgtttgtctgtgtgtgtgctctgatATTCAGTGCTACTGGAAAACCAGCACTGCTCTCACTTGATCTCCATTAAGATATTTTTTCAGTCACAACTACATGCTCTCTTTGAAACCATTCCAGTTCTAAATATTCCTCTGCTTGTCTTCAGGAACGATGAGAAAACAGCAGCAGACTATAAAATCCAGGGAGGCTCTGTATTGCATCTGGTCCTTGCGCTAAGAGGAGGGCGAGTGCATCAACACCCCAACAACCTCCTGCAGGCCTTATAAACACCAGACCTGCCCTCAGCAGCAAAGGTGACCTGGCAGCCTCAACACACACGCCACTCTTCCCTAAACAATCATCTGACCCAAACTCCACAGTGGCGACTCTGCTGGTTATTGTGTAACAAAGTGTCTATGTCCTGTAGCAAACTACAGCTTCTTCCTGTCCGCATCACTCTTCCCCTAATTTATCCTTCTTAGAGAACTGTCACGCTTGGTTGAAGTTTACGATGAGTGATGCTGAAGTTATTGTTAAAGTGAAACTGATGCAATAGGATTATTAGTCAATAAAACACAGTATTGACATTTTTCTCCCCTGGAGTTTTCGAGTCTGTCGTTATTATGGAGGATGTACAGTAGGATGACtcagttaatatttttaaagagaaaatCCACTCTGAATGACTGACTTATTTTTCCATATCAATATTTAAAGTCTGTTCCATAAGTGTTCATTCTCTTTAACTTTTCCAAATACATCttgaaatgaatttaatttgGAACGTATGTAATGACTTCACAAAATAGTTCACAGCACTGAGGTGGAGGTGGTGAGGGGGGAGCAATGTCATTtgcagaagtcacataattagttgagTTCACCTCCATTGTGTCATGTGATCTGTGTATAAGTTCAACTCTTCCTGGAAGTTCGGAAAAGGTATCAGTCAGGGTTTGGTTATAAAACAgatcccaaactttgaacatcttGTACAGGACTGTTAAACCTGTTATTTAAAAAGGGAAAGGATATGGCACAGGCAGGGGGAcatggtggattagtggttagcatggttgcctcacatctccagggtttgGGTTCGATTCTTGCCACCTCCCTGTGtgagtggagtttgcatgttctctctgtgctctggaggtttcctcccccagtccaacgacatttgatgtaggctgattggcatctctaaattgtccatagtgtatgagtgggtgtgtgaatgtgtgcccaattgtgccctgtgataggttggcaccctgtccagtgtgtccctTGCCTcgtgccctgggataggctccaggctgtccctgtgtaggataagtgatacagaagatggatggatggatggcacaGGTGTGAGTGCCTAGACGAAGCTGTCCACTAAATCAGAGAGTGTGTAAGGAGGGCATTATTGGGAAAGGGCTCAACTGTTCCTCGAACCGTTTCGCAGTAAGGTattgttttttacttttacttgtaGAATGATTGGGTACTTTATACAACACTAACAGTCCCCCATAGTTATAATCAATCACACATGGTCGCTCAATATGACCATGGTGCAGAACTAAAATGTATATTGATTCATGAAGCTTATACGAACACTCAACTGTTTAAACTCTGTCTCAGACACATATTAAAACTCTAGCAAGGCCAGGAGTGATTcctcagttcagttcaattcaatttcattttatttgtatagtgttttaaTAGACATTGACACACCGTTGCTTTAAAGAAATTTGGATGTAGGTTTCATCTCGTAATGAGCAGAGGCGACTGTAGAATGGAGAATCTCTCTCAGAccacatgaagaagaaaccttgagaggaactagaCTCATCTGATAGACACCAGATTGTATACTGTGGTTATTAATCATTACTCTTCCACAGTTATTTACTATAAATCCCAGCAGAGCTAGgagtgttgaaaggatgttcagtgaAGAGTCCTGGGAAGAGCGCAGGAGAGTCTTGATGATGAATGATGATAGCAGCAGCTCTTGGGTACAAATGTTCAGTATCCAGGTCAGATTATCTCCTAAAGCAATGATGAGTCTTTGAGAGGTGTAAATCATGTGGGACTTTTCACAATAGTAGAGTATGAAATCTCTACTGGTTCTATTTATGTAAGTTGAAATGTACTGTCATATTATTTACTTCAATATGTACTTTGAATACCAGCCAAACCTTTAATAACCCCAGCTCTATTCTACTCATGCATGCAaatatctaatcagccaattgtgtggcagcagcacaatgcataaaatcatgcagacacgGGCCAGCAGCTTTCGGTAATATTCACATCAGCCATCAGAGTGGGGGGAAATGTgctctcagtgattttgacaatggcatgattgttggtgatAGACAGGCTGGTGTGATTATTTCTATAAATGCTGATCTTCTGGGGTTCTCATGCAAAACAGAAAACCCTAAAGTTTATTCAGAATgttgcaaaagaaaaaacatccaaagaGCAGCAGTCCTGCAGAGAGAAGCGCCTTGTTGATTAGAGAGGTCAGCGcgtggccagactggttcgagctggcTGAAGGGCTACAGtcactcagataaccactctgtacaattgtggtaagcagaaaagcatctcacaatCCAGGACAGGTTGAATGTTGAAGAGgttgggctacaacagcaggagaCCACGTCGGGTtgcacttctgtcagccaagaacagaaagctgaggctgcagtgggcacaggctcaccaaaactggagaATTGAAgactggtctgatgaatctcaagtttcgctgaggcacacagatggaaaggtcagaatttggtgccaacaacagcatgaatccatggacccaacctgctttgtgtcaacagtccaggtggtggtggtataatggtgtggggaatgctTTCTTGTCACACTTTGGGCCCGTTAATACCAACCAGTCATCGCTTGAATGCcgcagcctatttgagtattgttgctttGAGGGAATGTGCATCCCTTCGTGGCCACAATTTACACAACTTCTAATGGtgaccatgtcacaaagcaagtTTCATGAGCATGACGATGAGTTCAACGTGGGATGAGGTACTACAGGAGATTCGCACCTGAACAATCTGTAGGATTTGTGTGATGCATGGACCAGGATCTCAAaagaatgtttccaacatcttgtggaatccatgccatgaagaattgaggctgttttgagagcaaagggattAGTATTAgaatagtgttcctaataaaatgagtgtacatttaaattggaaaaatgtctgtgatgctACAGTATAACCGCTACAGGTTCGAGCCTGAGCTCAGGTCTGTATAGCGTTTCACATGTTTCTGCCTGTGTCCAGTGGGTTTCCTTTCAGTTCTCCAGCTTTCTCCCATCGCCAAAACAAGctggtaggtggactggctactcCAATTAGCTCCTaggtgtggatgagtgtgtgtacatggtgtcCTGTGAGGGACTGGCATCCTAATCCGGGTGCATCCCGGCACTTTGAGCCCTCCATCactgttcccaggataggctcctgatctactgcaaccctgaccaggataaaagcAGGTCTTGATGCATGAATGGAtgcatgaatggatgaatggatgcatGAATGGATGCATGAATGGATGCATGACCTTAAATTTGTAATGAATTCACCCAGTAGGTGGTGCTGTTTTACAACAAAACGTTTAAAGCAATGCCCCATAAAACAGAGCACACtatgtattaattaatttggGTGTAGAGATTTATTTGTCTTCAATACACAGCTGAAACACATACAAAATCCATAAGAAACGAGATCAGTAGAAACTTCATCTTGAAGTAATGTGTGTTGGATGATTTGAGATTTTCACTGTATTTATCAGTATTTAACTTttcatgtcaaaaaaaaaaaaaacccatctaaCAAAAACAAGCTCAATTGAAATGTAACAcgacaaagacattttaaatatcataAACATCAATCACGTGTTGCCGAGGG
Protein-coding regions in this window:
- the nedd8 gene encoding NEDD8 (The RefSeq protein has 1 substitution compared to this genomic sequence); its protein translation is MLIKVKTLTGKEIEIDIEPTDKVERIKERVEEKEGIPPQQQRLIYSGKQMNDEKTAADYKIQGGSVLHPVLALRGGRVHQHPNNLLQAL